DNA sequence from the Sediminibacillus dalangtanensis genome:
GTGGTGCTGCGTGATGCTGAATCGGGATACACTTTATCACACACCTCCATCGCGAACGGACACCTTGCTGTAAAGGGGCATCCTTGTGGAGGTGAGAATAAATCAGGTGGTGTTCCGTCAATCGGAATGAGATCATCTTCTTCTATATCCAATCGTGGAACGGAATTCAGCAATCCTTTTGTATAAGGATGCTGCGGTTCATAAAATATCTCCCGCTTGGTTCCGACTTCAATGATTTTACCTGCGTACATGACAGCAATTCGGTCGGCGATTTTGGCAACGACACCAAGGTCATGGGTGATCAAAATAATTGAAACACCTGTCCGTTCCTGGATTTTTCCGAACAACTCCAAGATTTGTGCCTGTATCGTGACATCAAGCGCGGTAGTCGGTTCATCAGCTATCAGTAAATCCGGATCGCAAATCAGCGCCATGGCAATCACCATCCGCTGGCGCATACCTCCGCTGAATTGATGCGGATATTGTTTCAGCCGCTCTTCTGGACTAGGGATTCCGACCAGGTTCATCATTTCCAAGGCTTGCTCTTTCGCTTCCCGTCCGGATACGTCCTTATGCTGCTTCAGTCCTTCGGTCAGCTGGTCGCCAATGGTCAAGGTCGGATTAAGCGCCGTCATGGGATCCTGGAAAATCATCGAAATATCGACACCGCGTATTTTCCGCATCTCTTTTTCAGGTACAGTAGTCAAATCGCGGCCCTTGTAAACAATCGAGCCATTCGCGATTCTTCCAGGGGGTGTAGGGATCAATCGCATGATGCTGTTGGAGGTTACACTTTTTCCACAGCCGGATTCGCCGACAATGGCCAAGGTCTCCCCCTTTTCCAGATCGAAATTGACCCCGCGGACCGCCTGGACTTCCCCGCCGTATGTTTTGAAGGTTACGTGCAAGTCTTTTACTTCTAGTATTTTTTCCATTGTTGTCACTCCCTGAGTTTCGGATCCAGGGCATCCTGAAGTCCGTCTCCTAACACATTAAAAGCAAACATCGTCAAGGAAATAAATAACGCCGGGAAGAACAGGCGCCACCAGTCTCCTGACAGAATGGTAGGCAGGGCATCATTGGCCATCACGCCCCAGCTGGCGTACGGTGCCTGGATTCCGAGTCCTAAAAAGCTTAAAAACGCTTCTGCAAATATGGCAGTGGGCACCGTCAACGTCATCTGGACAATGATTGGCCCCATCGTATTAGGCAAGAGGTTTTTGCGGATGATCCGCCATGATTTAGCACCGAACGACTCGGAGGCGAGTATGAACTCGAGGTTTTTCAGTTGCAGTACCTGCCCCCTGACGATCCGTGCCATGCCGACCCATCCGGTAACACTAAGTGCGACGATGATCGTTGCCAGGCTCGGTCCCATGACAACCAGCAACAAAATGACAACCAGCAAATACGGCAGACCGTAAAGAACCTCAATGATCCGCATCATAATATTATCGGTGCGGCCGCCTTTGTAACCCGAGATACCGCCATAAACGACCCCGACGAAGAAATCAATCAATGCTGCCATCAGTCCGACAAACAAGGAAATCCTCGCACCATACCATGTTCTCGTGAAGACATCCCGGCCCAACTCATCCGTTCCAAACCAGTGATCCGCGGACGGAGGCATGTTCTGATTTGGAAGATTGATTTCCCTTACAGAGTGAGGAGAAAAAATCGGTCCGAAAATCGCCAGTAATGCCAGGAGAACCAAAAAGATCAATCCTCCCATGGCAAGCTTGTTTTTGATGAGACGCTGCCAGGCATCGCTCCAGTAAGAAAGCGACGGTCGCGAGACCTTCTCTGCATCTTGCTTGCTTTTATCAAGCGGGCGGAACCATTCGTCCGGAATACCCGGTGACTGCGGTTCCTTTTGCTTTTCTGCCAGACTCATGTCATTCCGCCTCCTTTTTATGCAGTTTGATTCTCGGATC
Encoded proteins:
- a CDS encoding ABC transporter permease, producing MSLAEKQKEPQSPGIPDEWFRPLDKSKQDAEKVSRPSLSYWSDAWQRLIKNKLAMGGLIFLVLLALLAIFGPIFSPHSVREINLPNQNMPPSADHWFGTDELGRDVFTRTWYGARISLFVGLMAALIDFFVGVVYGGISGYKGGRTDNIMMRIIEVLYGLPYLLVVILLLVVMGPSLATIIVALSVTGWVGMARIVRGQVLQLKNLEFILASESFGAKSWRIIRKNLLPNTMGPIIVQMTLTVPTAIFAEAFLSFLGLGIQAPYASWGVMANDALPTILSGDWWRLFFPALFISLTMFAFNVLGDGLQDALDPKLRE
- a CDS encoding ABC transporter ATP-binding protein yields the protein MEKILEVKDLHVTFKTYGGEVQAVRGVNFDLEKGETLAIVGESGCGKSVTSNSIMRLIPTPPGRIANGSIVYKGRDLTTVPEKEMRKIRGVDISMIFQDPMTALNPTLTIGDQLTEGLKQHKDVSGREAKEQALEMMNLVGIPSPEERLKQYPHQFSGGMRQRMVIAMALICDPDLLIADEPTTALDVTIQAQILELFGKIQERTGVSIILITHDLGVVAKIADRIAVMYAGKIIEVGTKREIFYEPQHPYTKGLLNSVPRLDIEEDDLIPIDGTPPDLFSPPQGCPFTARCPFAMEVCDKVYPDSASRSTTHEVDCWLQDRRAQLVSPMEGTRK